GTCCGTTTCGATGAATCCCGGACAGATCGCATTGACTGTGACGCCTTTACTAGCGAGTTCACGTGCGACGGATTTCGTCAGCCCGATCAGTCCCGCTTTTGCTGCGACATAGTTGGCTTGCCCCGGATTGCCGGAAATACCGACGACCGACGCGATATTGATAATACGACCGCTTGTTTTTAACAACGGACGTGTCGCCGCTTGTGTGACAAGGAACGCTCCTTTGAGGTTCGTATCGATGACAGCATCAAAATCCGCTTCCTTCATGCGCATTAATAAGCCATCACGCGTGATGCCGGCATTATTGACGACACAATCCAGTTGACCGAACGTGTCGATCGTCTGTTTGATCATCTGCTTGACGGCATCCACTTCAGCGACATTCGCTTGAATCGCGAGTGCTTCGCCGCCTGCTTCTTTGATCTCACGGACGACAGCTTCCGCCTTGTCCGTACTTCCTGCATAGTTGACGACAACACGGAAACCGTCTGTTGCCAATCGCTTTGCGATGGCAGCACCGATTCCACGCGATGCGCCTGTGACGAGTGCTACTTTACTCAACGAATTCCCTCCGCTTCCAATTGCTCAAGTGTCGTGATGCTGATGATCTTCGCATCTTTTTTGATTCGTTTCACGAGACCGCTAAGCGGAGACGACGGACCAAACTCGATGAACGTATCGGCACCTTCTTCGATCAGACGCTCAACACATGATTCGAATCGAACAGGCGAGTAAAGCTGTTGGACGAGCAAACGAATCAATTCATCCGGTTGATCGTGGAACGCACTGTCGA
This window of the Exiguobacterium acetylicum genome carries:
- the fabG gene encoding 3-oxoacyl-[acyl-carrier-protein] reductase, coding for MSKVALVTGASRGIGAAIAKRLATDGFRVVVNYAGSTDKAEAVVREIKEAGGEALAIQANVAEVDAVKQMIKQTIDTFGQLDCVVNNAGITRDGLLMRMKEADFDAVIDTNLKGAFLVTQAATRPLLKTSGRIINIASVVGISGNPGQANYVAAKAGLIGLTKSVARELASKGVTVNAICPGFIETDMTDELTEEQRNLSLGQIPLKRFGQTEDIASLVSFIASDEARYITGQTLAVDGGMTM